Proteins found in one Crassostrea angulata isolate pt1a10 chromosome 3, ASM2561291v2, whole genome shotgun sequence genomic segment:
- the LOC128178869 gene encoding uncharacterized protein LOC128178869, which translates to MEKLFYFGDDDLGQAMERMDQLSELKLKLTAAQYLEDLREEVIVENLYRTEEETERQQELKTEKSRRIIQRIQAEILKKILPVNRSSQMAVRSMKTIKENHVKIATVQMELLKKLRQHDANNFFEESNGELEVKNQFDPIAKNSSERDEARELKLVTADKNAQLINKIQVDLLRTILPMDRSARMAVKYMKIIRESRTKLLTIQDEVLKKLKEREDDYMAESLKKLEKVNQTKWKTTLDAWDKDKRNQIVFFILVDQVRRLRSRCPQMSGKIMKKIQNRQLILQKLHGELVKRVNERETVHQTRETVHKELMTEIKRREEMKERQKSLQMEIMRAVDDSHFIPRKLFLNGVETFKSVPKPNVTARVGNREKKEATISQCNGAKSESKLKSGTKPTLKNRLKRLFGFH; encoded by the exons ATGGagaagttgttttattttggaGATGACGATTTGGGCCAAGCG ATGGAAAGAATGGATCAACTTTCGGAGTTAAAATTGAAGTTGACAGCAGCACAATATCTC GAGGACCTTCGCGAAGAAGTTATCGTAGAGAATTTGTACAGAACAGAGGAAGAGACAGAGAGACAACAAGAG CTGAAGACCGAAAAAAGCCGAAGAATCATTCAAAGAATTCAAGCAGAAATACTG AAGAAGATTCTTCCCGTCAACAGAAGTTCCCAGATGGCTGTTAGATCGATG AAAACAATCAAAGAAAACCATGTAAAAATAGCTACTGTCCAAATGGAGCTACTG aaaaaactTCGACAACACGATGCCAACAATTTCTTTGAAGAGTCTAACGGAGAACTAGAG GTAAAGAATCAGTTTGACCCCATTGCAAAGAACTCGTCTGAAAGAGATGAGGCGAGAGAACTTAAG ctaGTGACCGCTGATAAGAATGCCCAGCTGATAAATAAGATCCAAGTAGATTTGTTg AGAACAATTCTGCCGATGGATAGAAGTGCAAGAATGGCCGTAAAATATATG aaAATTATCAGAGAAAGTCGCACAAAATTGCTCACCATTCAAGATGAAGTGCTC aaaaagttGAAAGAACGAGAAGACGATTATATGGCAGAATCTCTTAAAAAATTGGAG AAAGTAAACCAGACCAAATGGAAAACAACGTTAGATGCAtgg GACAAGgacaaaagaaatcaaattgtatTCTTCATCCTCGTTGACCAAGTG agaAGACTGAGATCAAGATGTCCCCAAATGTCGGGGAAAATAATG aaaaaaatccaaaaccGCCAACTAATTCTACAAAAGCTTCATGGAGAGCTGGTG AAAAGGGTAAATGAAAGAGAAACTGTTCACCAAACAAGGGAAACGGTTCACAAGGAATTAATG ACTGAAATCAAAAGGAGAGAAGAAATGAAAGAAAGGCAAAAAAGTCTGCAGATGGAAATAATG agaGCCGTTGATGATTCACATTTTATTCCTCGCAAGTTGTTTCTTAACGGAGTGGAAACGTTCAAGTCTGTCCCAAAg CCAAATGTTACAGCAAGAGTTGGAAACAGAGAAAAAAAGGAAGCGACGATCAGCCAGTGTAACGGAGCCAAATCCGAATCCAAACTGAAG agcgGGACAAAGCCCACACTTAAAAACCGACTGAAGAGGTTATTTGGATTCCATTGA
- the LOC128178868 gene encoding uncharacterized protein LOC128178868 isoform X3 — translation MATASADTEEPDTDASVDRKEDIQRERFRIRFSYLKSDEEVVKNCFVDKLPTHITSIDKTDKKCFITAYGEYKLTFEQDFQTTQPASIEQDAYKTWFSYKPTTEMMAWMEVLREKRLYPDSAKSGKDVCFYSVRVIGGSMTSPVTFVRHWELEENMSVSFQFETSKITIKKDLMDLFDLQRFILEISFDSIHETIIVQKTDTVDIMMITLKSNPKIFDNFGKIVRRFTAEDTGFDDIGCLSSYCIEFDGQNRRSEVEHILSSLICFGFRVAYIKLQTKTPEPKIEILLPDDFELEYAWQCVNSIGFKVTDHLSPDVKRCIEHYSRIDTRLMTKGFYTLAIELMEKPFFHFKDEFNSVIRKIRTTKSAENELPPHYSLVARMIFTPTRSLYLPKEPVFQNRLLREYGEDFFIKVVFRDDDFQKINSAQSSALSNILDKMKSFFKNGFLIKNRHYEFLGCSNSQLREHSFWFFHPRGDISSERIRHLSGTFLHEKCIASYVSRFGLCFSSTKKTVDVDRSFVSYIDDVKNEKYCFTDGVGCISTKLAKKVILKFLQIVFIFFLQFIFIFLFNTVPDN, via the exons atggctACAGCTTCTGCGGATACTGAAGAACCCGATACGGATGCATCCGTTGATAGAAAGGAGGACATTCAAAGGGAACGTTTTCGTATTCGGTTCAGTTACTTAAAATCTGATGAAGAGGTTGTGAAGAACTGTTTTGTAGACAAACTACCGACACACATCACTTCCATTGATAAAACCGACAAGAAAT gTTTTATAACAGCATACGGAGAATACAAATTGACCTTCGAGCAAGACTTTCAGACAACACAACCTGCATCTATTGAACAAGACGCTTACAAAACGTGGTTCTCGTATAAACCCACCACAGAAATGATGGCATGGATGGAAGTATTAAGAGAAAAACGTTTGTATCCTGATTCTGCCAAGTCTGGTAAAGATGTATGCTTTTATAGTGTGAGAGTGATAGGTGGAAGCATGACCTCACCTGTTACATTTGTTCGCCATTGGGAACTTGAAGAAAATATGTCagtttcatttcaatttgagaCGTCTAAAATTACGATTAAGAAAGACTTGATGGATCTCTTTGACCTTCAAAGATTTATTCTAGAGATATCTTTTGATTCAATACATGAAACAATAATTGTCCAGAAAACAGACACGGTTGACATTATGATGATAACATTGAAATCTAATCCAAAAATCTTCGACAACTTTGGAAAGATTGTAAGAAGATTTACTGCCGAAGACACGGGTTTTGATGATATAGGATGTTTGAGCTCTTACTGTATTGAGTTTGACGGACAAAATCGACGTTCTGAAGTAGAGCATATTTTATCGAGTTTGATCTGCTTTGGATTTCGAGTCGCTTATATAAAATTGCAAACAAAAACCCCTGAACCCAAAATAGAAATCTTACTGCCAGATGATTTCGAGTTGGAATATGCTTGGCAATGTGTTAATTCAATAGGTTTTAAAGTAACTGACCATCTGAGCCCTGATGTAAAAAGATGCATTGAACATTACTCTCGTATAGATACACGCTTAATGACAAAAGGATTCTACACTTTGGCAATCGAATTGATGGAGAAACCATTTTTTCACTTCAAAGATGAGTTCAACTCTGTAATAAGGAAAATCCGCACTACAAAATCTGCTGAAAATGAGCTACCCCCTCACTATTCTCTTGTAGCTCGAATGATTTTTACTCCAACTAGGTCTTTGTATTTGCCAAAAGAACCAGTGTTTCAGAATAGGTTACTACGTGAATATGGCGAAGACTTTTTCATAAAAGTAGTTTTCCGTGATGATGACTTCCAAAAAATTAATTCCGCCCAATCAAGTGCTCTGTCAAATATTTTGGATAAAATgaaaagcttttttaaaaacggTTTTCTAATCAAAAACCGCCATTATGAATTCCTCGGGTGTTCGAATAGTCAACTAAGAGAACACAGTTTTTGGTTTTTTCATCCTCGTGGTGATATCTCATCGGAGAGAATTCGGCATCTTTCGGGAACTTTTTTGCACGAAAAATGTATTGCTTCTTACGTTTCCCGATTTGGCCTCTGCTTTTCTTCTACAAAGAAAACAGTTGACGTTGATAGGAGTTTTGTGAGTTACATCGATGATGTGAAGAACGAGAAATATTGCTTTACAGACGGTGTCGGTTGCATATCAACTAAACTTGCAAAAAAGgtcattttaaagtttttacaaattgttttcattttctttcttcaatttatatttatatttttgttcaacacTGTGCCAGATAATTAA